In a single window of the Corvus hawaiiensis isolate bCorHaw1 chromosome 19, bCorHaw1.pri.cur, whole genome shotgun sequence genome:
- the KCNJ16 gene encoding inward rectifier potassium channel 16, whose protein sequence is MRKMNEQSGCYRPVNVQGNKVSNRGTCRESPEKEVKRLQKRFLHKDGSCNVYFKHIFGEWESYMVDIFTTLVDIKWRHMFVIFSLSYVLSWLFFGLVFWLIAVQHGDLFSDEEVTPCVANVHSFTGAFLFSLETQTTIGYGYRCVTEECSVAILMVILQSVLSCIIDTFIIGAALAKMATARKRAQTIRFSYYAVVGLRDDKFCLMWRIGDFRPNHMVEGSVRAQLLRYKEDKEGRMTMEYRDLKLLNDQIILVTPVTVVHEIDSESPLYGLDRKALAKDNFEILVTFVYTGDSTGTSHQSRSSYVPREILWGHRFNDVLHVKKKYYKVDCLQFEETTEVYAPHCSAMQLDRKEQEWNRAEKMQEKQAEKSALEIKSNQKSFSAVALITSCEDPEDPVKTPSQHPGEVSYRKAAVTLSRLSIESQI, encoded by the coding sequence ATGAGGAAGATGAATGAGCAGAGCGGCTGCTACAGGCCTGTGAATGTCCAGGGAAACAAGGTCAGCAACCGTGGCACCTGTCGGGAAAGCCCGGAAAAGGAGGTGAAAAGGCTGCAGAAGAGATTTCTCCACAAGGATGGCAGCTGCAACGTCTACTTCAAGCACATCTTCGGAGAGTGGGAGAGCTACATGGTGGACATTTTCACCACGCTGGTGGACATCAAGTGGCGCCACATGTTTGTGATTTTCTCCCTGTCCTACGTGCTCTCGTGGCTGTTCTTCGGCCTCGTGTTCTGGCTGATTGCCGTCCAGCACGGGGACTTGTTCAGCGACGAGGAAGTCACCCCCTGCGTGGCAAATGTGCACAGCTTCACGGGAGCCTTCCTGTTCTCCCTGGAGACCCAGACCACCATCGGGTACGGGTACCGCTGCGTGACTGAGGAGTGCTCGGTCGCCATCCTCATGGTGATCCTGCAGTCGGTGCTGAGCTGCATCATCGACACCTTCATCATTGGAGCAGCCTTGGCCAAGATGGCCACGGCCCGGAAAAGAGCTCAGACCATCCGTTTCAGCTACTACGCCGTGGTTGGGCTGAGGGACGACAAATTCTGCCTCATGTGGCGCATCGGGGACTTCCGGCCCAACCACATGGTGGAGGGCTCGGTGCGAGCGCAGCTGCTGCGCTAcaaggaggacaaggaggggaGGATGACCATGGAGTACAGGGACCTCAAGCTGCTCAATGACCAGATCATCCTGGTCACGCCAGTGACCGTCGTCCATGAGATCGACAGCGAGAGCCCCTTGTACGGCCTGGACCGCAAAGCTCTGGCCAAGGACAACTTTGAGATCTTGGTGACTTTTGTCTACACGGGTGACTCCACGGGGACTTCCCACCAGTCACGGAGCTCCTACGTTCCCAGAGAGATCCTGTGGGGCCACAGGTTCAACGATGTCTTGCACGTCAAGAAGAAGTACTACAAGGTGGACTGCTTGCAGTTTGAGGAGACCACGGAGGTGTACGCCCCTCACTGCAGTGCCATGCAGCTGGATCGCAAGGAGCAGGAGTGGAACCGTGCAGAGAAGATGCAGGAAAAACAAGCGGAGAAGTCAGCCCTGGAGATCAAGTCTAACCAAAAGTCCTTCAGTGCTGTTGCCCTCATCACCAGCTGTGAGGATCCAGAAGACCCAGTGAAAACTCCCAGCCAACATCCTGGAGAGGTTTCCTACAGGAAAGCAGCTGTGACCTTAAGCAGGCTCTCCATAGAGTCCCAAATCTAA